A stretch of Castanea sativa cultivar Marrone di Chiusa Pesio chromosome 2, ASM4071231v1 DNA encodes these proteins:
- the LOC142625751 gene encoding sugar transporter ERD6-like 6 — protein sequence MSFRDESEELKKPFLHTGSWYRMGSRQSSIMGSSAQMIRDGSISVVLCVLIVALGPIQFGFTCGYSSPTQAEIIEDLHLSISEFSVFGSLSNVGAMIGAIASGQIAEYIGRKGSLMIAAIPNIIGWLAISFAKDVSFLYMGRLLEGFGVGIISYTVPVYIAEISPQNMRGSLGSVNQLAVTTGIMLAYLLGLFVNWRVLAVLGILPCTILIPGLFFIPESPRWLAKMGMTEEFEASLQVLRGFDTDISTEVNEIKRSVASTSKRTTIRFSDLKRKRYWFPLTIGIGLLVLQQLSGINGVFFYSSNIFASAGLSSSNVATLGLGVIQVLATGITTWLVDKAGRKLLLIISSTGMTLSLLLVAIAFYLEDIVSEDSSIFGILSLVGLVALVISFSLGVGAIPWLIMSEILPVNIKGLAGSIATLANWLTSWAITMTANLLLTWNSGGTFTIYTLVSAFTVVFVSLWVPETKGRTLEEIQSSFR from the exons ATGAGTTTCAGGGACGAATCTGAGGAGCTGAAGAAGCCGTTCCTCCACACGGGGAGCTGGTACCGAATGGGGTCCAGGCAGTCCAGCATCATGGGCTCCTCCGCCCAAATGATTCGCGACGGCTCCATCTCCGTCGTCCTCTGCGTCCTCATCGTCGCCCTCGGCCCCATCCAATTCGGATTCACC tGTGGGTATTCTTCTCCTACGCAAGCCGAAATAATCGAGGACCTGCATCTCTCAATCTCAGAG ttctCTGTATTTGGTTCATTGTCAAATGTGGGTGCCATGATTGGAGCAATTGCAAGTGGTCAAATTGCAGAGTACATTGGGCGTAAAGGG TCACTTATGATTGCTGCAATTCCTAATATAATCGGATGGCTAGCAATATCCTTTGCCAAA GATGTGTCGTTTTTATACATGGGAAGGTTGTTGGAAGGATTTGGCGTCGGTATTATATCTTACACG GTACCAGTATATATAGCTGAGATATCACCACAAAACATGAGGGGATCCCTTGGGTCTGTTAACCAG CTCGCGGTGACTACTGGAATAATGCTGGCTTATCTATTGGGTCTGTTTGTCAACTGGAGGGTGCTTGCAGTTTTAG GAATTTTGCCATGTACAATATTGATACCTGGCTTGTTTTTCATACCAGAATCTCCTCGGTGGCTG GCCAAGATGGGGATGACCGAAGAATTTGAAGCCTCATTGCAAGTTTTACGGGGTTTTGATACAGACATTTCTACTGAAGTGAATGAAATCAAG AGATCTGTAGCATCAACAAGCAAAAGAACCACAATCCGGTTTTCAGATCTCAAGAGAAAGAGATACTGGTTTCCTTTAACG ATAGGAATTGGATTACTTGTGCTACAGCAACTCAGTGGTATCAATGGTGTTTTTTTCTATTCAAGTAACATCTTTGCAAGTGCTG GGCTATCATCAAGTAATGTTGCAACTCTTGGACTTGGGGTTATACAG GTTCTTGCTACTGGGATCACAACTTGGTTGGTGGACAAAGCTGGCCGCAAGCTGCTTCTTATT ATATCATCTACTGGAATGACTCTGAGCCTTCTCCTTGTTGCAATTGCATTTTATCTAGAG GACATTGTATCAGAAGATTCTAGCATTTTTGGGATACTGTCACTCGTAGGGCTTGTG GCTTTGGTGATTTCATTCTCTCTGGGGGTTGGAGCTATTCCTTGGCTTATAATGTCTGAG ATACTTCCCGTGAACATTAAGGGCCTTGCTGGCAGCATAGCAACATTGGCAAATTGGCTAACATCTTGGGCGATCACAATGACTGCAAACTTACTCTTGACTTGGAATAGTGGAG GTACCTTCACGATTTACACATTGGTTTCTGCTTTTACTGTTGTCTTTGTGTCACTTTGGGTTCCTGAAACTAAAGGAAGAACTCTGGAAGAGATTCAATCGTCGTTTAGATGA
- the LOC142625752 gene encoding uncharacterized protein LOC142625752, protein MVNYVVALRPMLRGLMKMAGVKPYTVEIEPGTVMNFWVPLETLKKKPTKKGDKPVVVLVHGFFSDGIFTWLFQVVALTKKYSVYIPDLLFFGGSITDKTDRSPSFQAECLVAGLRKLGVERCTVVGFSYGGMVAFKMAEQHADLVEAVVVSGSVIEMTDSISDTMLQNLGYSSSSEMLLPTSVKDLKALLSVAAQKKLWFPDRLHKDFLEVMFTNRKERGELLEGLVISNKDTKVPNFPQKIHLLWGENDQIFNLKLAQNMKAQLRENASFQGILKAGHLVHLERPFVYNRYLKQFLASLHTNKAQK, encoded by the exons ATGGTGAACTACGTGGTTGCACTGAGGCCCATGTTGCGTGGGCTAATGAAGATGGCAGGTGTGAAACCCTACACAGTGGAGATCGAACCAGGCACGGTCATGAACTTCTGGGTCCCCCTAGAGACACTGAAGaagaaacccacaaaaaagGGTGACAAGCCCGTGGTGGTCCTTGTCCACGGCTTCTTCTCTGACGGCATATTCACTTGGCTATTCCAGGTTGTTGCTCTAACCAAAAAATACTCAGTTTACATACCGGACCTCCTCTTCTTCGGTGGCTCTATCACTGACAAAACCGACAGGTCACCGAGTTTCCAAGCGGAGTGTTTGGTTGCGGGGTTAAGGAAGCTCGGGGTGGAGAGGTGCACTGTGGTTGGGTTTAGCTATGGTGGGATGGTAGCGTTTAAAATGGCTGAGCAGCATGCAGACTTGGTTGAGGCCGTGGTGGTGTCTGGTTCAGTCATAGAGATGACTGACTCCATCAGTGATACAATGCTGCAAAACCTTGGCTACTCTTCGTCTTCGGAGATGTTGTTGCCTACTTCCGTTAAGGATTTGAAAGCTCTTCTCTCTGTCGCTGCTCAGAAAAAGCTGTGGTTCCCAGATCGCCTTCACAAAGACTTCCTTGAG GTGATGTTCACCAACAGGAAGGAGAGAGGTGAACTCCTAGAAGGCTTAGTCATTAGCAACAAGGATACCAaggttcccaattttccccag AAGATACATCTCTTATGGGGTGAGAATGATCAGATTTTCAACCTGAAGCTTGCCCAAAACATGAAAGC GCAACTTCGAGAAAATGCATCATTTCAAGGCATATTGAAGGCTGGTCACTTGGTTCACCTCGAACGACCTTTTGTTTACAATAGGTATCTGAAGCAATTCCTTGCCTCCTTGCACACAAATAAAGCCCAAAAGTGA